A genomic stretch from Bradyrhizobium quebecense includes:
- a CDS encoding lipoprotein-releasing ABC transporter permease subunit has translation MDETMNEPVRTPPFAPFEWLLSGRYLRARRKEGFISVIAGFSFLGIMLGVATLIVVMAVMNGFRKELLDKILGLNGHLLVQPLESPLTDWKDVADRISQVQGIRLAAPVVDGQGLGSSPFNAAGVFIRGIRADDLNNLTSIAKNIKQGTLEGFDEGQGVAIGRRLADQLSLHAGDMITLVSPKGAVTPMGTTPRIKPYKITAVFEIGMSEYDSTFVFMPLAEAQAYFNRNNDVSSIEVFTTNPDKIDTYRKLVTEAAGRPVFLVDWRQRNSTFFNALQVERNVMFLILTMIVLVAALNIVSGLIMLVKDKGQDIAILRTMGASQGSIMRIFLITGASIGVVGTLTGFAVGMLICLNIESIRQFLSWLTNTELFSPELYFLSKLPAEVDFGETLAVVIMALTLSFLATLYPSWRAARLDPVEALRYE, from the coding sequence ATGGATGAGACCATGAACGAGCCAGTCCGTACCCCGCCTTTTGCGCCATTCGAATGGCTGCTGTCCGGACGCTATCTGCGCGCGCGCCGCAAGGAAGGGTTCATTTCGGTCATCGCCGGCTTCTCGTTCCTCGGCATCATGCTCGGCGTTGCCACGCTGATCGTGGTGATGGCCGTCATGAACGGCTTCCGCAAGGAGCTGCTCGACAAGATCCTCGGCCTCAACGGCCACCTTCTGGTGCAGCCATTGGAATCGCCGCTGACCGACTGGAAAGACGTCGCCGACCGCATCAGCCAGGTGCAGGGCATCCGTCTGGCCGCGCCCGTTGTTGACGGACAGGGGCTCGGCTCGTCGCCGTTCAACGCGGCCGGCGTCTTCATCCGCGGCATTCGCGCCGACGATCTCAACAACCTCACCTCGATCGCCAAGAACATCAAGCAGGGCACGCTCGAAGGCTTCGACGAGGGGCAGGGGGTTGCGATCGGCCGCCGGCTTGCCGACCAACTCTCGCTGCATGCCGGTGACATGATCACGCTGGTTTCGCCGAAGGGCGCGGTGACGCCGATGGGCACGACGCCGCGCATCAAGCCCTACAAGATCACGGCGGTGTTCGAGATCGGCATGTCGGAATACGATTCGACCTTCGTGTTCATGCCGCTGGCCGAGGCGCAGGCCTATTTCAACCGCAACAACGACGTGTCCTCGATCGAGGTGTTCACCACCAATCCGGACAAGATCGACACCTACCGCAAGCTGGTGACGGAGGCGGCCGGCCGGCCGGTCTTCCTGGTCGACTGGCGGCAGCGCAACTCGACGTTCTTCAACGCGCTGCAGGTCGAACGCAACGTGATGTTCCTGATCCTGACCATGATCGTACTGGTCGCGGCGCTCAACATCGTCTCCGGGCTGATCATGCTGGTGAAGGACAAGGGCCAGGACATCGCGATCCTGCGCACCATGGGCGCCTCGCAGGGCTCGATCATGCGGATCTTCCTGATTACCGGCGCCTCGATCGGTGTGGTCGGAACGCTGACCGGCTTTGCGGTCGGCATGCTGATCTGCCTGAACATCGAATCGATCAGGCAGTTCCTGTCATGGCTCACCAACACCGAGCTGTTCTCGCCGGAACTGTATTTCCTCTCCAAGCTGCCGGCTGAGGTCGATTTCGGCGAGACGCTCGCCGTCGTGATCATGGCGCTGACGCTGTCCTTCCTTGCGACGCTCTACCCGTCGTGGCGCGCCGCGCGCCTCGATCCGGTCGAAGCGCTCCGGTACGAATAG
- the proS gene encoding proline--tRNA ligase, with protein MRLSRFFLPILKENPKEAEIVSHRLMLRAGMMRQEAAGIYAWLPLGFRVLKKIEQIVREEQDRAGALELLMPTLQLADLWRESGRYDAYGPEMLRILDRHKRELLYGPTNEEMITEIFRSYVKSYKNLPLNLYHIQWKFRDEQRPRFGVMRGREFLMKDAYSFDLDEAGARRSYNKMFVAYLRTFARMGLKAIPMRAETGPIGGDLSHEFIVLAETGESGVYINRDVLDLPVPGEDVDYDGDLTPIIKQWTSVYAATEDVHEAARFEQEVPEAKRLNTRGIEVGQIFYFGTKYSDTMKAMVAGPDGVDVPIHGGSYGVGVSRLVGAIIEACHDDAGIMWPEAVAPFRVAILNLKQGDAAVDGACEQLYRELSAKGVDVLYDDTDQRAGAKFAAADLIGIPWQILVGPKGLAEGKVEVKRRSDGSRENMSPADVVAKLAG; from the coding sequence ATGCGATTGTCGCGGTTTTTCCTGCCCATCCTGAAAGAAAACCCGAAAGAGGCGGAGATCGTCTCGCATCGGCTGATGCTGCGCGCGGGCATGATGCGGCAGGAGGCGGCCGGCATCTATGCCTGGCTGCCGCTCGGCTTCCGGGTGCTGAAGAAGATCGAGCAGATCGTTCGCGAGGAGCAGGACCGTGCCGGTGCGCTCGAGCTCTTGATGCCGACGCTGCAGCTTGCCGATCTCTGGCGTGAAAGCGGCCGCTACGACGCCTATGGCCCCGAGATGCTGCGCATCCTCGATCGTCACAAGCGCGAGCTGTTGTACGGACCGACCAACGAGGAAATGATCACGGAGATCTTCCGCTCCTACGTCAAGTCCTACAAGAACCTGCCGCTCAACCTCTACCACATCCAGTGGAAGTTCCGCGACGAACAGCGTCCGCGCTTCGGCGTGATGCGCGGCCGCGAATTCCTGATGAAGGATGCCTATTCATTCGACCTCGACGAGGCCGGCGCGCGGCGCTCCTACAACAAGATGTTCGTGGCTTATCTGCGCACCTTTGCGCGGATGGGCCTGAAGGCGATTCCGATGCGGGCCGAGACCGGCCCGATCGGCGGCGACCTCAGCCACGAATTCATCGTGCTGGCGGAGACCGGCGAGTCCGGCGTCTACATCAACCGCGATGTGCTCGACCTGCCGGTGCCGGGCGAGGACGTTGATTATGACGGTGATCTCACGCCGATCATCAAGCAGTGGACCTCGGTCTATGCGGCGACCGAGGACGTCCACGAGGCTGCGCGCTTCGAGCAGGAAGTGCCGGAAGCAAAGCGGCTCAACACCCGCGGCATCGAGGTCGGCCAGATCTTCTATTTCGGCACCAAATATTCCGACACCATGAAGGCGATGGTGGCGGGGCCCGACGGCGTCGACGTGCCGATCCATGGCGGCTCCTACGGTGTCGGCGTGTCGCGCCTGGTCGGTGCGATCATCGAAGCCTGTCACGATGACGCGGGCATCATGTGGCCCGAGGCGGTCGCGCCGTTCCGCGTCGCGATCCTCAACCTCAAGCAGGGCGATGCCGCGGTCGACGGTGCCTGCGAGCAGCTTTATCGCGAGCTCTCGGCGAAGGGCGTCGATGTGCTCTACGACGACACCGATCAGCGCGCCGGCGCCAAGTTCGCCGCGGCCGATCTGATCGGTATCCCCTGGCAGATTCTCGTTGGGCCCAAGGGGCTCGCGGAAGGCAAGGTCGAAGTGAAGCGCCGCAGCGACGGTTCACGCGAGAACATGAGCCCCGCGGACGTGGTCGCGAAGCTCGCGGGTTAA
- a CDS encoding copper resistance CopC/CopD family protein, with protein MRAVASLVVTGLVALLLALCLATSAHAHAVLIAAEPADGSVVTEAPKTVVLRFNEAVAPTAVSLLDAAGKPRDVTIRAVDQSVMVTLPADLPQGTQVVSYRVVSQDGHPVAGSLLFSIGVVTGSAAPAGDGVLHALIWLARLGLYLGLFAGVGGVFFAAWIGQGPAGERLIMWSLAIGLIGATASLALQGVDLLNLPIMGVLTWAAWASAAGTSLFPALLLAIAAMLVAAVAWRSPSFSAAWISTAIAMICVGLSLSVSGHAATASPQWLTRTALFIHGVGLAFWMGALAPLAVLAWQRKDSLLRVLGRFSMLAVPAVALVALSGLALAVVQLESFGALIDTGYGNILLAKLALVSLLLTLAALNRLVFTPAVAREFHRTRPLQRSIALEFVLMIAILGLVALWRFTPPPRLLAMSDDVPLAVHIHTDAAMFQVLIAPGKVGPNDFVLQLMNGDASPFAAKEATLTLSLPDRGIEPLERSAALGPDGYWHVKKVPLPVPGRWHMQIDALVTDFRKVTLEDDFEVR; from the coding sequence GTGCGGGCGGTCGCAAGTCTTGTTGTAACAGGCCTGGTTGCGCTGCTGTTGGCGCTGTGCCTTGCGACCTCGGCCCATGCGCATGCCGTCCTGATCGCTGCCGAGCCGGCGGATGGCAGCGTGGTGACGGAGGCACCGAAGACAGTGGTGCTCCGCTTCAACGAAGCGGTGGCGCCGACCGCGGTCAGCCTGCTCGACGCTGCGGGCAAGCCGCGCGACGTCACGATCCGCGCCGTCGATCAATCCGTGATGGTGACCCTGCCGGCCGACTTGCCTCAGGGCACGCAGGTGGTCAGCTATCGCGTGGTGTCGCAGGACGGCCATCCGGTTGCGGGTTCGCTCTTGTTCTCGATCGGCGTCGTCACCGGCTCGGCGGCGCCGGCCGGCGATGGCGTGCTGCATGCGCTGATCTGGCTGGCACGGCTCGGGCTCTATCTCGGGCTGTTTGCCGGCGTCGGCGGTGTGTTCTTTGCCGCCTGGATCGGGCAGGGACCGGCCGGCGAACGGCTGATCATGTGGTCGCTGGCGATCGGCCTCATCGGCGCGACCGCCTCGCTTGCCTTGCAGGGCGTCGACCTGCTGAACCTGCCGATCATGGGCGTCCTGACATGGGCGGCGTGGGCCAGCGCCGCCGGCACCAGCCTGTTTCCTGCACTGCTGCTCGCGATCGCTGCGATGTTGGTCGCGGCGGTCGCCTGGCGCAGTCCGTCGTTCAGCGCGGCCTGGATCAGCACCGCGATCGCAATGATCTGTGTCGGGCTGTCGCTTTCGGTCAGCGGCCATGCCGCCACCGCCTCTCCGCAATGGCTGACGCGGACCGCACTGTTCATCCATGGCGTCGGCCTCGCCTTCTGGATGGGGGCGCTGGCGCCGCTGGCGGTGCTGGCCTGGCAGCGCAAGGATTCGCTGCTGCGGGTGCTCGGGCGCTTTTCAATGCTCGCGGTGCCGGCGGTCGCGTTGGTCGCCTTGTCCGGCCTGGCACTCGCCGTCGTTCAGCTCGAGAGCTTTGGCGCACTGATCGACACCGGATACGGTAACATCCTCCTTGCGAAACTTGCGCTGGTGTCGCTGTTGCTCACGCTCGCTGCGCTGAACCGGCTGGTGTTCACGCCGGCGGTCGCGCGCGAATTTCACCGCACGCGGCCGCTGCAGCGCTCGATCGCGCTCGAATTCGTGCTCATGATCGCGATCCTCGGTCTCGTCGCGCTCTGGCGCTTCACGCCGCCGCCCCGCTTGCTGGCGATGTCAGACGACGTTCCGCTCGCGGTGCACATCCACACCGATGCCGCGATGTTCCAGGTGCTGATCGCGCCGGGCAAGGTCGGGCCGAATGACTTCGTGCTGCAGCTGATGAACGGCGATGCCAGCCCGTTCGCGGCCAAGGAGGCGACACTGACGTTGAGCCTGCCGGATCGCGGCATCGAGCCGTTGGAACGGAGCGCCGCGCTGGGTCCCGACGGCTATTGGCACGTGAAGAAGGTGCCGTTGCCGGTCCCGGGCCGCTGGCACATGCAGATCGACGCCCTGGTGACCGATTTCAGGAAAGTGACGCTGGAAGACGATTTCGAGGTCAGGTAA
- a CDS encoding YcnI family protein produces MRSNTLLIATAALLAASPAVAHITLEGKQAAVGSYYKAVFAVPHGCAGSATIKIRVQIPEGVIGVKPMPKPGWTLDTVTGKYAAQYDYHGAKLAEGVKEVAWSGGKLSDQNYDEFVMQTFLTDTLKPNTTLYFPVVQECEQGVSRWIDVPAEGQGGGHDHGSKTPAPGVKLLPKS; encoded by the coding sequence ATGCGATCAAACACGCTGCTCATTGCCACGGCGGCGCTGCTCGCAGCGTCGCCGGCGGTCGCTCATATCACGCTTGAGGGAAAGCAGGCGGCGGTCGGCTCGTATTACAAGGCTGTCTTTGCCGTGCCGCATGGCTGCGCGGGATCGGCGACGATCAAGATCCGCGTGCAGATTCCGGAAGGCGTGATCGGGGTCAAGCCGATGCCGAAGCCCGGCTGGACCCTTGATACGGTCACCGGCAAATATGCCGCCCAATACGACTATCACGGCGCCAAGCTCGCCGAGGGCGTGAAGGAAGTCGCCTGGAGCGGTGGCAAGCTCTCCGACCAGAACTACGACGAGTTCGTGATGCAGACGTTTCTCACCGATACGCTGAAGCCGAACACCACGTTGTATTTTCCCGTCGTGCAGGAATGCGAACAGGGCGTCAGCCGCTGGATCGATGTTCCGGCCGAGGGGCAGGGCGGCGGGCACGACCACGGCAGCAAGACGCCGGCGCCCGGCGTCAAGCTGCTGCCGAAGTCGTAA
- a CDS encoding copper chaperone PCu(A)C: protein MKMLSRILALTTLTAALVSTSARAEDVKAGDLVITQAWTRATPNGAKIGGGYLTIENKGTTPDRLVSGSGDVAGKIEVHEMSMDNGVMKMRALDKGLTIEPGKTVKLAPGGYHLMMFDLKNPLKQGDKVPVTLEFEKAGKVSVSLDVQAVGAQAPGGGDHSGHGDHSGHMDMKKM, encoded by the coding sequence ATGAAGATGCTCTCTCGCATCCTCGCCCTCACGACGCTGACTGCTGCGCTCGTGTCTACGTCCGCACGCGCCGAGGACGTCAAGGCCGGCGACCTCGTGATCACGCAGGCGTGGACGCGTGCCACGCCGAACGGTGCCAAGATCGGCGGCGGCTATTTGACGATCGAGAACAAGGGGACGACGCCCGACCGGCTGGTTTCAGGCTCCGGCGACGTCGCCGGCAAGATCGAAGTCCACGAAATGTCGATGGACAATGGCGTGATGAAGATGCGTGCCCTCGACAAGGGACTGACCATCGAGCCGGGCAAGACCGTGAAGCTCGCACCGGGCGGCTATCATCTGATGATGTTCGACCTGAAGAACCCGCTGAAGCAGGGCGACAAGGTGCCGGTCACGCTCGAATTCGAGAAGGCCGGCAAGGTCTCGGTCTCGCTGGACGTCCAGGCCGTCGGTGCGCAGGCGCCGGGTGGCGGCGATCACTCCGGCCATGGCGACCATTCCGGTCACATGGACATGAAGAAGATGTGA
- a CDS encoding TlpA family protein disulfide reductase — protein MKRHLLAALVLLVTLPSALAAGEDAPKPFERGSWQKLLHAHAGHPTLVHFWGVTCGPCKVELPQLGRFMKDHPDVDVVTISADLVPNLPEATRSMLDQTGLASAENWIFGDGFAERLRFEIDPAWQGDIPRTMLIARDGTITTIEGSAEIADLNKWSDAQATTIR, from the coding sequence ATGAAACGTCATTTGCTCGCGGCCCTTGTCCTGCTCGTAACGCTGCCGTCCGCACTGGCGGCGGGCGAAGACGCGCCGAAGCCGTTCGAACGGGGCAGCTGGCAGAAGCTGCTGCATGCGCACGCCGGTCATCCAACCCTGGTGCACTTTTGGGGCGTGACCTGCGGACCATGCAAGGTCGAGCTGCCGCAGCTCGGCCGGTTCATGAAGGATCATCCTGATGTCGACGTCGTCACGATCAGCGCGGATTTGGTTCCCAACCTTCCGGAGGCGACGCGATCGATGCTGGATCAGACCGGGCTCGCGTCCGCCGAGAACTGGATTTTTGGCGACGGCTTTGCCGAACGATTGAGATTCGAGATCGATCCGGCGTGGCAAGGTGATATCCCGCGAACGATGCTGATTGCTCGTGACGGAACGATCACAACGATCGAGGGATCGGCCGAAATCGCCGATCTGAACAAATGGTCTGACGCCCAGGCCACAACAATCCGATGA
- a CDS encoding sialidase family protein — translation MTFRKTAARIVLATILLGALPDFACAQMSHQHASEAACEDTVLRCASKVTPAFAPDGTLWLTWMAGGQISVASSKDRGKSFSAAVQVTRDRLNLDWGPDARPKLAIDAKGDIALAFSIFRDQAFNGQVLTTRSTDGGRSFDPPKPITANNESQRFEAIGFDPAGAVFVVWLDKRNRVPAQQRGEKYDGAGLFFASSKGGSASYSEAQLVADNTCECCRLGLAFDGAGHPVVVFRNIFEGGVRDHAIVTFTDLGTPGEVHRVSRDDWQIAACPHHGPSLTISREGTYHVTWYTNGKARKGLFYARSRDGGKTFSDPLPVGQPNRSPSRSQIAAGPQGLAMAWKEFDGQKTSIHLTTSNDDGATWSKPTDIADTADSSDHPLLVSDSRQTYLSWMTKADGYHFQAIEGEP, via the coding sequence ATGACGTTTCGCAAGACTGCGGCTCGGATCGTGCTGGCGACGATCCTGCTCGGGGCTTTGCCCGATTTCGCCTGCGCGCAGATGAGCCACCAGCATGCCTCGGAAGCGGCGTGCGAGGACACCGTCTTGCGTTGCGCGAGCAAGGTCACTCCGGCCTTCGCGCCGGACGGGACACTGTGGCTGACATGGATGGCCGGAGGTCAAATCTCCGTCGCGAGCTCGAAGGATCGGGGCAAGAGCTTTTCCGCGGCCGTGCAGGTGACCCGGGACCGGCTCAACCTTGATTGGGGCCCGGATGCGCGCCCGAAGCTTGCGATCGACGCCAAGGGAGACATCGCGCTGGCATTCTCGATCTTTCGCGATCAGGCCTTCAACGGCCAGGTGCTGACCACGCGGTCGACCGATGGCGGGCGCAGCTTCGATCCGCCGAAGCCGATCACCGCCAACAACGAGAGCCAGCGCTTCGAGGCGATCGGCTTCGATCCAGCCGGTGCCGTGTTCGTGGTCTGGCTCGACAAGCGCAATCGCGTGCCGGCGCAGCAGCGCGGCGAGAAGTATGACGGTGCCGGATTGTTCTTTGCTTCATCGAAGGGCGGTAGCGCGTCCTACTCCGAAGCGCAGCTTGTGGCCGACAACACCTGCGAGTGCTGCCGTCTCGGGCTGGCATTCGATGGCGCAGGCCATCCCGTGGTGGTGTTTCGAAACATCTTCGAAGGCGGTGTGCGCGACCATGCGATCGTGACGTTTACCGATCTGGGCACGCCCGGCGAGGTGCATCGGGTGAGCCGCGACGACTGGCAGATCGCCGCATGTCCGCATCATGGTCCGAGCCTGACCATTTCGCGCGAGGGAACCTATCACGTGACGTGGTACACCAACGGCAAGGCGCGCAAGGGATTGTTCTACGCGCGGTCACGCGACGGCGGCAAAACCTTCTCCGATCCGCTTCCGGTCGGTCAACCGAACCGCAGCCCGTCGCGGTCGCAGATCGCCGCGGGGCCGCAGGGGCTTGCGATGGCCTGGAAGGAGTTCGACGGGCAGAAGACATCGATCCATCTGACGACATCGAACGACGATGGTGCGACGTGGTCGAAGCCCACTGATATCGCCGACACCGCCGACAGCTCCGACCATCCGCTACTGGTCTCGGACAGCCGGCAGACCTACCTGTCGTGGATGACGAAGGCCGACGGCTACCATTTTCAAGCGATCGAAGGCGAACCATGA
- a CDS encoding TonB-dependent receptor yields MFRFHPRAGASAFTLGVGLSMLTSWAEAQTTLPSVTVDAPQAARAKPARSKQKTRAVAARRPARPLAPLAVAAAGRAQRVTPSAARDSLNQGPAGQTQTTVDRSQFDNRPSFSVADVLRDSPGISVKQGNGPRDFGISIRGSNARNGFGIRNLVIFEDGFPVTQPDGLSRSDLIDPHAYGAIDVVRGPSSALYGNYATGGALNFRTRPGGTIDGVEYGVDGGSFGYLNNYLAAGKKVGNFEGSLFASDARGDGYLGNSWFNTQTVNFLGTLQVTPDDRFTFKLINNDLTARLPIRSSLNQFNQNPFQQGCTTGATAAAGCGTVSLFNNGFNGTKSTETAVQAGLGRDDRRTIVGGRWEHDFDNTTTWRNQFVFDDRNINQPTGSTSALGDYPSYNFMSDLTKRGELFGMDSTTMVGGWYNTLTTTGTTWNVSPAGNATLGLPQSSLYQSTTNYGVRAREEIKLIPSVTAIAGVGWETTTLNGVNTLLSYPVTNNPAIVGATVTQAAPVFTNTAPEFALVYKPDNEWQLRARVATGYGTPQVSNLFVLPNGSSGNNTSLKTQTNLGYDLGADWSPNKSVKVSATAFYEFFNNELVSQATPVAGFTYTFNAPRSEHRGVELAAQWGFYQGWRLTAAYTYLDEVYTDYTESISGFTFNRVGNKIPGVSPNELTTRLGYDQPSGPLQGLGGFVEVQWKDGFYMDNANLLRAPGYELVNLNVHYTTDLISDYFKSLNLYLEVRNVFDRTYIASANNIANSVTAAGVQNPASILANITGSIYAGSPRAFVAGMKIAFK; encoded by the coding sequence ATGTTTCGATTTCATCCGCGGGCCGGAGCCAGTGCGTTCACGCTGGGCGTCGGGCTTTCCATGCTTACAAGTTGGGCAGAGGCGCAGACGACGCTGCCGTCCGTCACGGTCGATGCGCCGCAGGCCGCGCGAGCGAAACCGGCAAGGTCCAAGCAGAAGACGCGTGCGGTTGCCGCCCGGCGGCCCGCAAGGCCGCTGGCGCCCTTGGCCGTGGCAGCGGCTGGGCGCGCGCAGCGCGTTACGCCCAGCGCGGCGCGGGACAGCCTGAACCAGGGGCCCGCCGGTCAGACGCAAACCACCGTCGACCGCAGCCAGTTCGACAATCGGCCGTCCTTCTCGGTGGCGGACGTGTTGCGGGACAGTCCGGGTATCTCGGTCAAGCAGGGCAACGGCCCGCGCGATTTCGGCATCTCGATCCGCGGGTCGAACGCCCGCAATGGCTTCGGCATCCGGAATCTCGTGATCTTCGAAGACGGCTTTCCGGTCACCCAGCCGGACGGCCTGTCCCGCAGCGACCTGATCGATCCCCACGCCTATGGCGCGATCGACGTGGTCCGCGGCCCGTCATCGGCGCTCTACGGCAACTATGCGACCGGCGGCGCGTTGAATTTCCGGACCCGGCCGGGCGGCACGATCGACGGCGTCGAATACGGCGTCGACGGAGGCAGCTTCGGCTATCTCAACAACTATCTGGCCGCGGGCAAGAAGGTCGGCAATTTCGAAGGCTCGCTGTTCGCCAGCGACGCGCGCGGCGACGGATATCTCGGCAACAGCTGGTTCAACACCCAGACGGTCAATTTCCTCGGCACCCTGCAGGTGACGCCGGACGACCGTTTCACGTTCAAGCTGATCAACAACGATCTGACGGCGCGCCTGCCGATCCGCTCGTCGCTCAACCAGTTCAACCAGAACCCGTTCCAGCAGGGCTGCACCACCGGCGCTACGGCCGCGGCGGGATGCGGAACCGTCTCGCTGTTCAACAACGGCTTCAACGGAACCAAATCCACCGAGACTGCGGTTCAAGCTGGCCTCGGCCGAGACGACCGCCGGACGATCGTTGGGGGCCGCTGGGAACACGATTTCGACAACACGACTACGTGGCGCAACCAATTCGTCTTCGACGACAGGAACATCAATCAGCCGACGGGATCGACTAGCGCGCTGGGTGACTATCCCTCGTACAACTTCATGAGCGATTTGACCAAGCGCGGCGAATTGTTCGGAATGGATTCGACCACGATGGTCGGGGGTTGGTACAATACCCTTACGACGACCGGTACGACCTGGAACGTTTCGCCCGCGGGCAATGCGACACTCGGATTGCCACAGAGCAGTCTGTATCAATCGACAACCAATTATGGCGTCCGGGCGCGGGAAGAAATCAAGCTGATTCCGTCGGTGACGGCGATCGCCGGGGTCGGTTGGGAAACGACCACGCTAAACGGTGTCAACACTTTGCTGTCCTATCCGGTCACCAACAATCCCGCAATCGTGGGAGCGACCGTGACGCAAGCAGCACCTGTGTTCACCAACACCGCGCCGGAGTTCGCGCTCGTCTACAAGCCGGACAACGAATGGCAGCTACGTGCTCGCGTGGCGACCGGCTACGGTACGCCGCAGGTCAGCAATCTGTTCGTTCTGCCGAATGGGTCATCGGGCAACAACACGTCGCTCAAAACCCAGACCAACCTCGGCTACGACCTCGGCGCGGATTGGTCGCCCAACAAGAGCGTGAAGGTTAGCGCCACCGCCTTCTACGAATTCTTCAACAATGAACTTGTTTCTCAGGCGACGCCTGTGGCGGGATTTACATACACCTTCAACGCACCGCGCTCGGAACATCGCGGCGTTGAGCTCGCCGCTCAATGGGGCTTTTATCAGGGGTGGCGGCTCACGGCGGCCTACACCTACCTGGACGAAGTATATACCGACTACACGGAAAGCATCAGCGGCTTCACATTCAATCGGGTCGGGAACAAGATTCCCGGCGTCTCGCCGAATGAGCTGACGACACGGCTTGGCTATGACCAGCCGTCAGGTCCGCTACAGGGGCTTGGCGGCTTCGTCGAAGTCCAGTGGAAGGATGGCTTCTACATGGACAACGCCAATCTGCTGCGGGCGCCGGGTTACGAGCTGGTCAATCTCAACGTTCACTACACGACGGATCTGATCTCCGACTATTTCAAGTCGCTGAATCTGTATCTCGAGGTGCGGAACGTGTTCGATCGAACCTACATTGCCTCGGCGAACAATATCGCGAACTCGGTGACGGCAGCGGGCGTTCAAAATCCTGCGAGCATACTGGCGAACATCACGGGCTCGATCTATGCCGGATCGCCGCGGGCGTTTGTCGCGGGCATGAAGATCGCGTTCAAATGA
- a CDS encoding DUF2946 domain-containing protein has product MSSFSATIVQISSNLRNDWDGATGGCESEPKTRDGVRGYEGLWSGRDASVTPGNFRQPEETRDVDDLDFRRLWWLVPSRMGFAMRRRLKIFLPIVLVALLVQIFAPIGACWATSLAASDPLAAGTICHGNAGSGGGQGDQTGHDAHDGCCSACSVLQTGAPVDNPEITAHAVERPSTRIAWLDFAGEFDRSTARHSAQARAPPLFS; this is encoded by the coding sequence TTGTCATCATTTTCGGCAACGATTGTTCAAATTTCGAGCAATTTGCGAAATGATTGGGATGGTGCCACCGGCGGTTGCGAAAGTGAGCCGAAAACACGTGACGGGGTAAGGGGATACGAAGGCCTGTGGAGCGGCCGCGACGCAAGTGTCACGCCCGGCAATTTCCGTCAGCCGGAAGAAACGAGGGATGTCGATGATCTCGACTTCCGACGGCTGTGGTGGTTAGTTCCGTCCCGGATGGGTTTTGCGATGCGCCGGCGGCTGAAGATTTTTCTGCCCATAGTCCTGGTTGCCCTGCTGGTGCAGATTTTCGCACCGATCGGGGCCTGCTGGGCGACGAGCCTTGCTGCGTCAGATCCGCTCGCGGCCGGCACCATCTGCCATGGCAATGCCGGCTCCGGGGGCGGGCAGGGTGACCAGACCGGTCATGATGCCCATGACGGCTGCTGCTCGGCATGCAGCGTGCTGCAGACCGGTGCGCCCGTTGATAACCCGGAGATCACGGCTCACGCCGTCGAGCGGCCTTCGACGCGCATCGCCTGGCTTGATTTCGCGGGCGAATTCGACCGTTCGACGGCGCGCCACTCCGCGCAAGCCCGCGCGCCGCCGCTTTTTTCCTGA
- a CDS encoding globin, with product MTPSSNPIERSFELAAAACDDLTPLVYQRLFREHPEARAMFRTEGSEPVKGSMLALTIEAILDFAGERRGHFRLIESEVFSHDAYGTPRELFVAFFAVITDCLRDILGEQWSDEIDAAWHKLLRDIEAIVLQQKHLVDAKA from the coding sequence ATGACTCCATCATCGAATCCAATCGAACGCAGTTTTGAACTCGCAGCAGCGGCTTGCGATGATCTGACGCCGTTGGTGTACCAGCGCTTGTTTCGCGAACATCCCGAGGCGCGGGCGATGTTTCGCACCGAAGGCAGCGAGCCGGTGAAAGGCTCGATGCTGGCGTTGACGATCGAAGCCATCCTCGATTTCGCGGGCGAGCGCCGCGGACATTTTCGCCTGATCGAATCCGAGGTGTTCTCGCATGATGCCTACGGGACGCCGCGCGAATTGTTCGTCGCATTCTTTGCCGTGATCACGGACTGCTTGCGCGACATTCTCGGCGAGCAATGGTCTGACGAGATCGATGCTGCGTGGCACAAGCTGCTTCGCGACATCGAGGCCATCGTGCTGCAGCAGAAACATCTCGTGGACGCGAAGGCGTAG